GCAAGGCACGCAAAACCTCAAAGCCATCAATATCCGGCAACATGAGATCAAGAATGATAATGTCGTAATCGTAGAGCTTACCAATCTCAATGCCTTCTTCGCCGTAGTTGGTGACGTCTACCACCATACCTGCGGATTTTAGCATCAATTCAATTGCTTTTGCTTCGCTTGGGTTGTCTTCAACGAGTAATGCACGCATGGCCTATCCCCGATTGCTGTGTGCGTTAACCTTTTCTTAACCTTTCGTTAACCTTTAGCACAATCATGATTTTATTAAAACATTTTTTTTCGCTCAACGCTATATTTTCTCGCGAGTCGCAAAAAATGTTGAATCTTGTCAAGGGGTTTGTCATTTTCCCGAATAAGAGTATAGTATAAATGCCCTATACCCGTAGTTTCACTGAGATGGAGCATTGAACGTGGCCCTTTTGGTCAATAACGTAATCGCAGAAGTTGATAAGCTTCCCGGCTACAACGTATATGGACGTGTAGCTGCCGTTAAAGGATTGATGGTTGAAGTCGGCGGGGTGCAAGGTGCCTTGTCCATTGGGGACCATTGCCGCATCCATGTGCGCAGGCGTGACTGGATTACCTGTGAGGTGGTAAGCTTTCGCGATGGTCGTGCCCTTGTGATGCCCTTTGGTTCTGTTGACGGGATTGCCATGGGGGATCGGGTGGAGGTTGGTCAGCGTGAGCCTGTACTCTATCCTTGTGAAGAATGGTTGGGGCGCGTCATCAATGCCATGGGTGAACCTGTAGATGGGAAAGGTCCCTTGCCGGTGGGGCCAAACCCCTATGTGATTAAAGGTTTGCCACCGTCCGCCCATGAACGTACACGGGTGGGTGGAAAAATGGATTTGGGGGTGCGTGCGATTAATACCTTCCTGACTTGTTGCCGGGGGCAGCGGATGGGTATTTTTGCGGGCTCAGGTGTGGGTAAATCGACCATCCTGTCCATGATGGCACGTAATACCGAGGCTGAAATCAGTGTCATCGGGCTGATCGGGGAACGGGGACGTGAAGCGCGTGAATTTATCGAAGATGATTTGGGTGAAGAAGGATTGGCGCGTTCTATCGTTGTGGTTGCCACATCCGATGAACCGCCCTTGATGCGTCGTCAGGCTTCTTATGTCACTATGGCGGTGGCGGAATATTTCCGTGATCAGCAAAAAGATGTGCTGTGTTTGATGGATAGTGTGACCCGTTTTGCCATGGCCCAACGTGAAATCAGCCTGTCTGTGGGGGAACCACCGGCTTCAAAAGGGTATACGCCGTCTGTTTTTGCGGAATTGCCGCGTTTGCTGGAACGTGCTGGACCGGGGAATGCGCAACAGGGCAATATCACCGGGCTGTTCACTGTTCTGGTGGAAGGCGATGATCATAACGAACCGATTTCAGATGCGGTACGTGGTATTTTGGATGGTCATATTGTTTTGGATCGTGCGATTGCTGAACGGGGACGTTATCCGGCGATTAACCTGCTGCGCAGTGTGTCGCGGACCATGCCTGATTGTAATGATGATCAGCAGAACGCCTTGGTCTTTAAGGCGCGCCAGTTGTTATCAACCTATGAAGATATGGCAGAACTGATCCGTTTGGGGGCCTATCGTCAAGGGACAGACCCCAAGGTGGATGAGGCGGTTTATTATAATCCGGCCTTGGAAGCCTTCTTATCACAAAACAAGAATGAACCGATGGATTTGGAAACCGGCTATATGGCGTTGGCGCAGTTGTTAGGTATGCAATATCGTGATTTTAATGGTGATGTCAGCCAGTTGGGTGTAGCGCAAGATCAGCTTCAGGCTCCACCACAGTAAGGCATGTGATCTATGGGAAAGACACTTGCCAACCTGATCCGCTTACATAAATATAATGTGGACGAAAAACGCCGGGTTCTTGGCCTACTTTATGGTGAGCTCCATGCCATGGAACAAAGGCTTCAGGATTTAGAAGACCAGATTGTACGGGAAAAGGAAATTGCCGCCAGTTCCCCTGAACAGGCGATGTTTTCTTATGGCCGTTTTCATGAGCGTGCCATGTCTATTCGTGAAGAAATCAACGCCGCTATGGCTGCTAAGGAAGAAGAGATTGACGCGGCTCGTGAAGAGGTCAATGAGGCGTTTCGCGAGCTGAAAATCTATGAAGAAGCTGAAAAAAACCGTATTCAGCGGGAAAAAGATGAACAGACTCGCAAGGAAAATATCGAGATGGATGAAATCGCGATGAACCTGTATCGTGCCCATCACGATGACACGTGATTGTTATTTCCACGAAAGTGAGAATCTTTATGTGGAAAGAGATCCCCGTATTCGCGAGGAGGGCTGATAAAATTAAACCTTGCTTAGCCGTGCCATGAAATGGGGATTGTCCCATTGCGGTTGCTGATCTTCAACAATGACGAAATGCTGGTTTGCCTCGTCAAAATCTTCACTGACTTTAACCTGAACCCAACGGGCGACCAGTTCGTTATTGATATCTTCCAACAAGGTATTGGCGATGGTTTCAATCGGTAGATTTGCATCAGCAAACAAAGCGACCATATAATTCTGAAAGCAGTTTCGTTCCATAATCAGGCGATCTGGGGCATAGCGCAGGGTAAGGTGGCGTTTTGCTTGCGGGCATTGGCCTTTTAAACTCACGAGATAATCAATGGCTTTATTGGGGTTATCCTGTGTTTTAATCAGATTGCGTCTTTGAGAAAGGTCCATGTCTACACCAGCATGCCAAGGTTGATTTCCCCTTTTTGCACCTCAATCCCGTCGACATCAACGAAATTCGGTGTGACTTGATACGAGATGTTGCCGTCAAAACCGATCACCTGCATGCCTTTTTCATAAATTTCAAAGATATCTTTGCGCATGAAACCGGGCAGGGCAGTGTGTGTGCGAATGATCAGGTCGAATTTCTTACTTTTATCCTTAGCGAGGCCGTCGAGCTGCATCGGGCCTGTTTTTGATAAGTCCAGATCAATCACGAAGCGCACGCCGGGTTCATCTTTATCGCCATCTTTTTCTTCCTGATGATCACGCTGGGCAATTCGAATTTGATTGATTTCCCCATTATTTTGTAGGGGCACATAGGCGATTTTCCAATCGGTTGAATTGGGTGTTTTTGCCTTATCAGCCAGTTGGGTAAAATCTTTCTCCAGTTTGCTGAGCAATTCCGGTTTTGATTTGGCCAGTGCTTTGATAGTGCGATCATCGGCCCAGTTTTTGAAACTGCCGCGTCCCAATGCCTTTAAAAAGAAAATCATGTTTAAGGCAAGTCGGGTATCGGGCTTGGGCATGAGCGCATTGCTCAGATTATCTGCCAAGGCGGGGTTTATGTCTTTTAAGGCACTAAAGGCTTCTTCTAATGCAGGCCATTTCTGGCTAAGGGGGGCGTTGCCCTGATTGAGGGGATTGGGGTGGAAAGAAGTCGCCTTCGCCATAGGTTTAGAGGAAGACAGGACTTCCAGTTTTACCATGGTGCCATCGGGCATTTTGGCTTGCGTATCCAAAGAAATATTACCTTGGGGCAATTTGATAACAGGTTGACCCTGTGGGCTTTTTCCTTGAACGCTGCCTTGAGTGATGACCGAATTGGGACTGACTGGTTTTGTATCTGTTTGGAGAGGCGTTGCAGCCTGACCGGGCTGTTGAACACTGATCAGGCGGATGTTGAGCTGACGACCTGTTTGGAAATGAGCCGCTGTGTTGAGCTGGGTCGTTGTGTTTGGTGTTGCCGTTTGAGCGGTTGCTGAGGGCTGTTTGCTCTGGCCGGGCAAAATATTCTTTAAGGCTTTTTGCAATGGATTCTGCATGACAGCTTGGGCAGTGCCAGGCGTTGCATTATGGGGCGTGGCCTGTGGATTGGTACTCAAGACAAAGGCTTTCATGCCCGATGCTGTATTTAAGTTCAGCAGGGTTGCCGGGGCTTTGGCTGTCGTGGCATTTTGGGCTGCTTGCCCGCTATTTTGCCCCAGTGCTGTTGGTGTAGAGGTTCCTTGCATCAATTGATTGGCAAGAGAGTTTATCCGTGAAGCGGCGGTGTTGAGCGCAATAGGCTTGCCATGAATATGGCTCAGTTGGAGCTGTACAGCTGGTTGTGTCTGCACGACCTTGAAGGTTGCAGGCGTTTCAGGTGGCAGGTTGAAGGGGGCTTTAAATTGCAACGGGCCGAAACTGGTTTGCAAGGTTGTGAGACCTTGGGCATTAGGCGCTTTGATCAGGCCGGACAGAAAGCTGTCAATCGGGAGCTTGCCCAGCTGGGCTGTGGCTGTTGCAGTCAGGGTTACGGTTAATTGCGCAGCACTGCCGCCGCCACTTGGCGGTAGGGGAGGCGGGGGCGGGGGCGCAACGCTCGTCATGAAGAGCCTATCGTTTTAAAAACTGTTAATCAAACTGTTCGCAATAGCGGCAACATCCTTGGCTGCAACGCAGTTGGGCGCATGGCTAAGCAAGGGTTGTTGGTGTTTGATTGTATCACGAACCCGCTTGTCCCAACGAATCACACCCGCCAAGGGGGGAGAAATACCCAGAAAACCTTCACAGGCGCGACGCAGTGTATTGTAGGTCCGTTCCCCATCACGGATCGAATCGCTCATATTCACGACAACGCGCAGATCCAGACCGGGGCGATCCTTACTGATGGTTTTAATAAAGGCATAGGCATCGGTCATGGCTGTGGGTTCATCAGCGGTGACAACAAGACAAGTTCCGGCCTTGGAGGTTAATTGCCGTGTTGGTCGTTCAATCCCGGCTCCCAGATCAACAATCACCCGGTCATAAGAGGCAGATAAGACACTCAGGTCATTGCCCAGATGTTGAATTTGGTTGGCTGGAATATGATTAAGCGTGCTGGAACCAGATCGTCCGGGAATAATATCAAAGCCCCCTTCGTCAAAAGGCTGGGCGGCTTGATTGAGAGTCAGGTTGCCCCCGACAACACCGGAAAGATCATGTTTGGGCATCAGGCCAAGCTGGATATCCACATTGGCAAGACCAAAGTCCCCATCAAACAATAAGGTCCGTTGACCCAAATCTGCTAACGCATGAGATAACGTTACTGCAAACCAGGTCTTTCCCACACCGCCTTTTCCTGACGCAACAGCAAAAACATTGCTGCCTTTACGTGCAGCCGGTGCTGGAGTGGTTTTTTTCATAGCTGCAAACATAGTTATTATATGTACAGCGAAATGGTTACCGAAGCGTTAGGCAAAAATATTTTTTGCCTGTTAAATGAATAAAGGCATCACTGTAAAAAGTGATGCCTTTGATTCTTAAAGTATAATTACTTTATTTTTTTGCAGATGCTTCTGTTGTAAAGCCGCAATTCTTTTTAAGAGAGGCGCGGTGCAGTGCTTCTGCTTCACCTTTTAGGCGAGCGAGTTCATTTTCTTTATCATCAGTGCCTGCAAGCATGAACAGGGCAGGCCAAAAGAGGACGAGACCAACACCCATGGAAACGGCATCTGTCGTGGCGGCTTCTTGTTGTTGTCCTGTTACTTCTGCAACACGTGCATTAAGGCGCGCGCTTTCTTCCCCAATCTGTTGACAGGACAAGCTATTATATTGGATTTCAGAAACGTATTGCGCTTGAATAGAACTTGGGTCTGATGCACAGCCTGCGATGCTTAATGCATAGCCCCCTAATACTGTGGATAAGACAGATTTTTTAAATAATTTCATATTCCCAACCCTTGGCAATTTTTAGTAGTTGGGGAAACTAGCAATTTGTATATTGCGTTGTCTAGTTATAATTCTCTTATAAGTGGTTAAATTTGTCCAATAGTTTTGATTTTCGCCTTCGGATGGACTTCACTTTGTGACAGGACAGCCGTTGAGGGGCGGAAACGTTCAATGATGGAACGGACATATGGGCGAATGGCCGGGCTGGTCAGCAGGGCGGGGGTTTCACCCATCATGGCCTGGCGTTCAAACGTCTGGCGAACCGCATTGATGAATTCTTGCATCTTGCTGGGGGCCATGGACAGTTGGCGTTCATCCCCGCTCCCAACCAGTGATTCTAAAAAGACCTGTTCCCATTCAGGAGACAAAGTGACCAGAGGCAAGACACCTTGCGGGTTGGTCAGCATGTCGCTGATCTGGCGACCCAGACGGGAGCGCACATGTTCTGTAATCATATTGACGTTACGGGTATAGCCGGTGGCTTCTGAAATGCCTTCCAAAATGGTCGGCAGGTCACGAATGGAAATTCGTTCAGTCAACAGGTTCTGCAACACACGTTGGACGCCACCGACACTCATGGCATTTGGAATAATATCACCGATGAGTTTTTGATGTTCTTTATCCAGATCATCCAGCAATTTTTGTGTTTCAGAATATGACAACAGTTCGGCCATATTGTCTTTGACCAGTTCGGTCAGATGCGTGGTGATGACAGTGCCGGGTTCCACAACCGTATAGCCCCGAAACAGGGCTTCTTCGCGGTTGGTGGAATCCACCCACAGCGCAGGCAGGCCAAAGGTGGGTTCTTTGGTGGCTTCACCGGGAAGAGAAATATCTTCGCCGCGTGGGTCCATAATCATCAACTGATTAGGGCGCAGATCGCCCCGGCCCGCTTCAATCTCTTTGACCCGAATGACATAGTTATTGGCCGGAAGCTGCATATTATCCTGAATACGCACAGATGGCATGACAAAGCCCATTTCTTGCGCAAGCTGGCGGCGCAGTGCCTTGATCTGGTCGGTCAGGCGTTGACCGTCCAGTCCGGCATTGACAAGGGTGAGAAGACCATAGCCAAGCTCCAGACGCATCATGTCGATTTTCATGGTCTGGGAGATCGGCTCTTCGCTTGGGGCAGGGGGGGCTGTGGCCTCTGCCATTTGGCGTTTTTCTTCTTCTACTTTTTCTTCTTGCTGCTTTTGATGAACATAATAAGCTCCACCACCTGTTAGAATGCCAAGGATCATGAAGGGCAGCATGGGAATACCCGGCATGGTCGCCATGGCAAACAAGATGGCGGAACTGACACCCAATGTTTTCGGGTTTGCGCCAAACTGGCCGATCAGTGCCTTATCAGCGGTACCAGATACACCAGCTTTGGTGACAAGAAGACCGGCTGCGGTTGATACGATCAAGGCCGGGATTTGAGAAACAAGACCATCCCCAACAGTCAGTCGGGTATAGCTGTCAGCAGCCACCCCCATTTCCAGATCTTTTTGAACCACCCCAATGATGATCCCGCCGATGACGTTGATAAAGGTAATCAAAATCCCGGCAATAGCATCCCCGCGTACGAATTTGGAGGCACCATCCATGGCCCCGAAGAAGGTGCTTTCGTCTTGCAGTTCTTGGCGGCGTTCTTTGGCCTGGTCTTCATCAATCAGGCCCGTGGACAGATCGGCGTCAATCGCCATTTGTTTACCGGGCATGGCATCCAGGGTGAAACGTGCCGTTACCTCGGCAATCCGGCCGGAACCTTTGGTGATAACAATGAAGTTTACAATCACCAGAATGGAGAAAACGATAATCCCGATGACGAAATTACCGCCCATGATAAAGCCACCGAAGGCTTCAATCACCGCCCCTGCGGCATGGGTGCCTTCGTGACCATTGGTCAAAATCAATCGGGTGGAGGCCAGGTTCAAGGCCAGCCGGATCATGGTGGCAATCAGCAAAACTGTTGGGAACGCGCTGAAATCCAGTGGCTTTTCCAAGAAAATGACTGTCATCATAATCATGACAGAAAAGGTAAAGGAAAAGGCCAGTGAAACGTCCAGCAACCAGCTGGGCATAGGGAAGATCAAGACCACAAGGATGGTTGAAATCCCAACGGCCATGCCGTAGTCGCCTTTTAAAAAGGCGTTTTTAACCTTGTCAAAAAAAGCGCCGACCTGATCGCCGCCTTGTCCTTGTTGGCCCGGTGTTGCTGGATCTGCCATTTACCTGTTACCCGCCGTTTAAGTGCCGCTACCTGCTGCGGGGACATCAAAACCTTCATCCCCATAAAGCTTTAGCTTGTTGCGTAACGTGCGAATGGAAATGCCCAAAATATTGGCCGCATGGGTTCGGTTGCCCAAACAGTGATCCAATGTGGCGATAATCAGTTTGCGTTCCATATCAGCAACGGTTTGGCCGACAAAATCAGCCGGGTTTTCCGCTTGTGCAGCCAGTAACGGCGCGCCAGCTTCTTGGGTCGGTGCACTGGGCGCTGTCATGGGGCTGCCGCTCAGCATAATAGCTTCTTCGCCAATTTCTGTCGGGCCACCGATAAGCACGGCACGGTGCATGGTGTTTTCCAGTTCCCGCACGTTGCCCGGCCAGTTATGGGCAAGGATCTTTTGCAACGCCCCTTTTGACAGTGGGCGTTCATCCATCTCGTTGGCTTTAGCGTATTTTTTAATGAAGTGTTCAGACAGAACCGCAATATCTTTGGGGCGTTCTTTCAAAGAAGGAAGTTGCAGGTTCACCACATTGAGGCGGAAGTACAAATCTTCGCGAAACTCGCCCTTGGCAACCGATTGTTCCATATTGCGGTTAGAGGTCGCCAGAATGCGGACATTGACCGGGACAGGTTTCTTGCCGCCAACGCGGTCGATTTCGCGTTCTTGGAGAATACGCAATAGCTTGGCCTGCAGGCGCACATCCATCTCGGAAATCTCATCGAGCAGGATGGTGCCGTTATTGGCCTCTTCAAACTTACCAATTCGACGTGCAACGGCTCCTGTAAAAGCGCCTTTTTCATGGCCGAACAGTTCTGATTCCAGCAGGTTTTCCGGGATGGCGGCACAGTTCACGGCAATAAACGGGCCGTCTTTACGTTTGGAATTGCGATGGATGAAACGGGCCATAATCTCTTTACCCGTTCCGCTTTCCCCGGTGATGAGTACACTGGCATCACTGGGGGCGATTTGTTTCCCCAAACGCACCACATTATCCATGGCTGGATCGTTATAGATCATGGCGTGGCTTTCTTCAGCCACAGCGCTGAGAACCGCGCCAATCAATTCTGCATCAGGGGGCAGGGGCAGATATTCTTGTGCGCCGGCACGAATGGCGCGCACGGCGGCTTGTGCATCTGTTGCTACGCCGCAGGCGACCACAGGTGTGCTGATCCGTTCTGCATTCACATTGGTGATGAAGGTTTCAATATCCAGCTGAATATCGACAAGCACAAGGTCAATGCCCTTGCCTTGGCGCAAACTGTCCAGACCTTGGGTGATATCATCGGTGTGAATGACCTTTGCACCGCGTTTTACCGCGATCTGGCTGGCAGCGCCAACTTGTCCATTCAAGGTTCCGACAATTAAAATCTTCATCTAACTTCAACCTTTTAAATCACGTTAATCGAAATATTGAACGCGACGGTTCGGTGGTAAAATACTGTTTAACATCATTTCTAGACGGCGCGGGTTTTCCTGACGCCCAATGGAAGCGGTAGCAAGAATATAGAGCTGATTGACGAGAAGTTCCTCATCTGAATTCCGCTCTAATTTCGCAGCCAAGGGAATGAGTACCATATTTGATAGAACTGCGCCATAAAAGGTCGTCAACAAGGCCACCGCCATGGAGGGGCCGATGGTAGACGGGTCATCCAGATTACCCAGCATCTGAACCAGACCGATCAGGGTGCCGATCAATCCCATAGCCGGGGCAAATTCAGCGGCCTTGCGTAACACGTTTGCCCCCTTGTTGTGGCGCCCTGCCATGGCTTCAAGTTCGCCAACCATCATGTTTTCAACTTCATCAGCAGGTGTTCCATCCACAACCATGGACAGCCCCTTGTAGAAAAACTCTTCCCTGCGGATGCTATCTAAAACTCCTTGGAGCTGAAGAACGCCTTGTTTGCGGGCAATTTCAGCAATGCGAATGGTTTGGATGGCAATAGCACTGGCATCATGGCTTTTATAAAAGACGGTTTTGACGATCAGCTGGCCGCTGCGCAACATTTCACCAAGGGAAAAACACACCATGGTGACGCCGATGGTTCCGCCAAGCACAATCAGAACCGAGGGCGGGTTAAAGAAGGAGTCCGGTGATCCGCCCAGTATGATTGCAGCCCCGACCAATGCAAAGGCCACGACAAGACCAACGACCGTGGCTGTATCTACCCCTGACTTTGGGCGACCAATTCCTTCACCATCACTCATGATACTGTAACTTAGCTCCGGTCGGATTTAATAATCTCAGTCATGGTCACGCCGAGGCGTTCTTCAACCACCACAACCTCACCACGGGCAACCAGTCGGTTGTTAACGTAAATGTCGATCGCTTCACCAACTTTACGATCCAGTTCGACAACCGCACCGCGCCCCAGTTTCAAAAGGTCACTAACTGGCATAGTGGCTTTCCCCAAAACAGCAGAAACCCGTACCGGGATATCATAAACGGCTTCTAGCTCACGTGCACTGGTTGGCAGGTCCTGTACGGCACCGCCCATGCCGGGACCACCTTGTCCCATCTGGGCTTCCGGGGCCATGGGGCCTTCGGGGTTTTCCAGATTGTTGAGTTCTAAATTATTTTCATCATCAGCCATCTTATGATGTCTCCTCTAGTCCTGTGTCGATGTTGCCTACAATATCCTCACTTACAACACCGCCAAGAGCTTCTTGCGCATCAGCCGTGGGCTGAGTTTCGCCGGAATGACTACCTTGCGTCAAGTTCCGTTCTATAATTTCATCAATTACTTGCCACAAATCGTCACTGTTGCGTTCTGCCCCGCCTTCTGACCATTCCACACGGCAATCACCAGGCACAATATCTTCTTCTGCCAGAACGATAACACGCCCGTCAAAGCCAACCTGATCGGCAATTTCAATCAGCTTGTCATGAACATCATCGCGCAAGGAGTCGTGAACCTTGACGATAATGCGTGGTTCTGCGCGTAAAGGTTCCAGACACAGGCGCACCACATGAATAATTTCTTCCAGCCCGTTTTTTTCGGCATAGGCCGGAATGATTTTGCGGGCAACAGCCGTGGCAACAGACAAAGCATGCGCTTCGTGGTCTTGCTGGCCTTGCCCATGGGCGTCAAAAATGGTCGGCATGGTTTGGGAAATTTGGGTCAGGGCTGTGGCAATCAGATGCTCAAACTGTGCATTGGCTTCCTGAAGGCCCGCTGTTTTTCCCTCATCAAAGGCAGTTTGCTGGGCAGCAAGAACTTCTTCCTCACTAAAGGTCGGGGGAGGGGGAACTTCTTCTTCCTCTTCCAGTTCTTCCTCATCTTCTTCAAACTCGCCTTCTTCTTCCCCGTCATAATCATAGCTATGATCAGCATCCGGGTCATAATCCGGGTCGAAGTTTCGGTTTTCAAACAGATATCTTTTTACAGTGCCCATAAAAAATTACGATCCCTATTAGAAGACGAGTTCGTCTTCTTCGCCCGGCTGCGAAATGTTGATCTCACCAGCATCGGCCAATTGTTTTGCGACAAGGACGATTTCAGCCTGTGCTTCATCCACATCACGCAGACGCACAGGCCCCATGGCTTCCATATCTTCGCGCATCATCTTGGCTGCACGTTCAGACATATTCTTGAAGAAGAGATCCTTGACCTCTTCGGACCCACCTTTGAGAGCCATGGACAGTTTGTCTTTTTCCGCCTGGCGCAGCAGAACCTGAATACCAGCCTGATCCACACGGGTCAGATCGTCGAAAGTAAACATCAACGCCTTAATACGTTCTGCAGACTCACGGTTACGTTCTTCAAGGGCGGTGATGAAGCGGTTTTCGGTGTTACGATCCAGGTTGTTGAAGATATCGGCCATCAATTCATGGCTGTCACGACGTTGTGTACGCGCCAGGTTGGACATGAATTCTGAACGCAGGGTTTTTTCCACACCATCCAGAACTTCTTTTTGGACCGCTTCCATACGCAGCAGACGCATGATAACTTCCATCGCGTAGTTTTCCGGTAAAAGCGAAAGCACGCGTGCGGCATGGTCCGGTTTAATTTTGGACAAGACCACGGCCACGGTTTGCGGATATTCGTTTTTGAAGTAGTTGGCCAGAACAGCTTCGTGAACGTTGCCCAGCTTATCCCACATGGTACGACCCGCCGGACCGCGGATTTCTTCCATGATGGAAGCCACACGGTCTTTGGGCAGGGAATTTTTGAGCAGGCGTTCGGTACTGTCAAATGTACCCACAAGAGAGCCTGCCGAAGACAGCTGGTCGGCAAATTCAACAAAAAGACGCTCAATTACAGTGGAGCTGACAGAACCCAGTGATGCCATGACCTGTGACATTTCACGGATTTCTTCATCATCCATCATGTCAAACAGCTTGCCGGAATGTTCCTCGCCAAGCGAAAGCATGAAAATAGCAGCCTTTTCCTGGCCTGTCAGACTTCGGTAATCGTCCTTTACGCGTGCCATACTTCTTTACCTCTAACCTTCCTGATACATCCAGTTGCGGATAATAGCCAA
This sequence is a window from Terasakiella sp. SH-1. Protein-coding genes within it:
- the fliI gene encoding flagellar protein export ATPase FliI; translation: MALLVNNVIAEVDKLPGYNVYGRVAAVKGLMVEVGGVQGALSIGDHCRIHVRRRDWITCEVVSFRDGRALVMPFGSVDGIAMGDRVEVGQREPVLYPCEEWLGRVINAMGEPVDGKGPLPVGPNPYVIKGLPPSAHERTRVGGKMDLGVRAINTFLTCCRGQRMGIFAGSGVGKSTILSMMARNTEAEISVIGLIGERGREAREFIEDDLGEEGLARSIVVVATSDEPPLMRRQASYVTMAVAEYFRDQQKDVLCLMDSVTRFAMAQREISLSVGEPPASKGYTPSVFAELPRLLERAGPGNAQQGNITGLFTVLVEGDDHNEPISDAVRGILDGHIVLDRAIAERGRYPAINLLRSVSRTMPDCNDDQQNALVFKARQLLSTYEDMAELIRLGAYRQGTDPKVDEAVYYNPALEAFLSQNKNEPMDLETGYMALAQLLGMQYRDFNGDVSQLGVAQDQLQAPPQ
- a CDS encoding flagellar export protein FliJ codes for the protein MGKTLANLIRLHKYNVDEKRRVLGLLYGELHAMEQRLQDLEDQIVREKEIAASSPEQAMFSYGRFHERAMSIREEINAAMAAKEEEIDAAREEVNEAFRELKIYEEAEKNRIQREKDEQTRKENIEMDEIAMNLYRAHHDDT
- a CDS encoding MinD/ParA family protein; protein product: MKKTTPAPAARKGSNVFAVASGKGGVGKTWFAVTLSHALADLGQRTLLFDGDFGLANVDIQLGLMPKHDLSGVVGGNLTLNQAAQPFDEGGFDIIPGRSGSSTLNHIPANQIQHLGNDLSVLSASYDRVIVDLGAGIERPTRQLTSKAGTCLVVTADEPTAMTDAYAFIKTISKDRPGLDLRVVVNMSDSIRDGERTYNTLRRACEGFLGISPPLAGVIRWDKRVRDTIKHQQPLLSHAPNCVAAKDVAAIANSLINSF
- the flhA gene encoding flagellar biosynthesis protein FlhA, which encodes MADPATPGQQGQGGDQVGAFFDKVKNAFLKGDYGMAVGISTILVVLIFPMPSWLLDVSLAFSFTFSVMIMMTVIFLEKPLDFSAFPTVLLIATMIRLALNLASTRLILTNGHEGTHAAGAVIEAFGGFIMGGNFVIGIIVFSILVIVNFIVITKGSGRIAEVTARFTLDAMPGKQMAIDADLSTGLIDEDQAKERRQELQDESTFFGAMDGASKFVRGDAIAGILITFINVIGGIIIGVVQKDLEMGVAADSYTRLTVGDGLVSQIPALIVSTAAGLLVTKAGVSGTADKALIGQFGANPKTLGVSSAILFAMATMPGIPMLPFMILGILTGGGAYYVHQKQQEEKVEEEKRQMAEATAPPAPSEEPISQTMKIDMMRLELGYGLLTLVNAGLDGQRLTDQIKALRRQLAQEMGFVMPSVRIQDNMQLPANNYVIRVKEIEAGRGDLRPNQLMIMDPRGEDISLPGEATKEPTFGLPALWVDSTNREEALFRGYTVVEPGTVITTHLTELVKDNMAELLSYSETQKLLDDLDKEHQKLIGDIIPNAMSVGGVQRVLQNLLTERISIRDLPTILEGISEATGYTRNVNMITEHVRSRLGRQISDMLTNPQGVLPLVTLSPEWEQVFLESLVGSGDERQLSMAPSKMQEFINAVRQTFERQAMMGETPALLTSPAIRPYVRSIIERFRPSTAVLSQSEVHPKAKIKTIGQI
- a CDS encoding sigma-54 dependent transcriptional regulator, with amino-acid sequence MKILIVGTLNGQVGAASQIAVKRGAKVIHTDDITQGLDSLRQGKGIDLVLVDIQLDIETFITNVNAERISTPVVACGVATDAQAAVRAIRAGAQEYLPLPPDAELIGAVLSAVAEESHAMIYNDPAMDNVVRLGKQIAPSDASVLITGESGTGKEIMARFIHRNSKRKDGPFIAVNCAAIPENLLESELFGHEKGAFTGAVARRIGKFEEANNGTILLDEISEMDVRLQAKLLRILQEREIDRVGGKKPVPVNVRILATSNRNMEQSVAKGEFREDLYFRLNVVNLQLPSLKERPKDIAVLSEHFIKKYAKANEMDERPLSKGALQKILAHNWPGNVRELENTMHRAVLIGGPTEIGEEAIMLSGSPMTAPSAPTQEAGAPLLAAQAENPADFVGQTVADMERKLIIATLDHCLGNRTHAANILGISIRTLRNKLKLYGDEGFDVPAAGSGT
- a CDS encoding MotA/TolQ/ExbB proton channel family protein, whose product is MSDGEGIGRPKSGVDTATVVGLVVAFALVGAAIILGGSPDSFFNPPSVLIVLGGTIGVTMVCFSLGEMLRSGQLIVKTVFYKSHDASAIAIQTIRIAEIARKQGVLQLQGVLDSIRREEFFYKGLSMVVDGTPADEVENMMVGELEAMAGRHNKGANVLRKAAEFAPAMGLIGTLIGLVQMLGNLDDPSTIGPSMAVALLTTFYGAVLSNMVLIPLAAKLERNSDEELLVNQLYILATASIGRQENPRRLEMMLNSILPPNRRVQYFD
- the fliN gene encoding flagellar motor switch protein FliN, whose translation is MGQGGPGMGGAVQDLPTSARELEAVYDIPVRVSAVLGKATMPVSDLLKLGRGAVVELDRKVGEAIDIYVNNRLVARGEVVVVEERLGVTMTEIIKSDRS
- a CDS encoding FliH/SctL family protein → MGTVKRYLFENRNFDPDYDPDADHSYDYDGEEEGEFEEDEEELEEEEEVPPPPTFSEEEVLAAQQTAFDEGKTAGLQEANAQFEHLIATALTQISQTMPTIFDAHGQGQQDHEAHALSVATAVARKIIPAYAEKNGLEEIIHVVRLCLEPLRAEPRIIVKVHDSLRDDVHDKLIEIADQVGFDGRVIVLAEEDIVPGDCRVEWSEGGAERNSDDLWQVIDEIIERNLTQGSHSGETQPTADAQEALGGVVSEDIVGNIDTGLEETS
- the fliG gene encoding flagellar motor switch protein FliG; this encodes MARVKDDYRSLTGQEKAAIFMLSLGEEHSGKLFDMMDDEEIREMSQVMASLGSVSSTVIERLFVEFADQLSSAGSLVGTFDSTERLLKNSLPKDRVASIMEEIRGPAGRTMWDKLGNVHEAVLANYFKNEYPQTVAVVLSKIKPDHAARVLSLLPENYAMEVIMRLLRMEAVQKEVLDGVEKTLRSEFMSNLARTQRRDSHELMADIFNNLDRNTENRFITALEERNRESAERIKALMFTFDDLTRVDQAGIQVLLRQAEKDKLSMALKGGSEEVKDLFFKNMSERAAKMMREDMEAMGPVRLRDVDEAQAEIVLVAKQLADAGEINISQPGEEDELVF